Proteins from a single region of Pseudomonas sp. 10S4:
- a CDS encoding NUDIX hydrolase has product MKFCSQCGNPVTQRIPEGDSRLRFVCDSCQTIHYQNPNIVAGCVATWGSKVLLCRRAIEPRLGYWTLPAGFMENGETVEQAAVRETAEEACARVRNLSIYTLIDVPHISQVHVFFRAELVDLDFCAGPESLEVQLFEEADIPWSELAFRTVGRTLECFFADRQTEVYPVRSESIPPLTQPAII; this is encoded by the coding sequence ATGAAATTTTGCAGCCAGTGCGGCAACCCGGTCACCCAGCGCATTCCCGAAGGCGATTCGCGCCTGCGATTTGTCTGTGACAGCTGTCAGACCATTCACTATCAGAACCCCAATATCGTCGCCGGTTGCGTCGCGACCTGGGGCTCGAAGGTGTTGCTGTGCCGGCGAGCCATCGAGCCACGACTCGGCTACTGGACGCTGCCTGCCGGCTTCATGGAAAACGGCGAGACTGTCGAGCAGGCCGCCGTGCGCGAGACCGCCGAAGAAGCCTGCGCCCGGGTCCGCAACCTGAGCATCTATACGCTGATTGATGTGCCGCACATCAGTCAGGTGCATGTATTCTTCCGCGCCGAGCTGGTGGACCTGGACTTTTGCGCCGGCCCCGAGAGCCTGGAAGTGCAGCTTTTCGAAGAAGCCGATATCCCTTGGTCCGAGCTGGCTTTCCGCACGGTGGGCCGTACTTTAGAATGCTTCTTCGCTGACCGGCAGACGGAGGTCTACCCGGTGCGTTCCGAGTCGATTCCGCCACTGACTCAGCCAGCCATCATCTAA
- a CDS encoding CoA pyrophosphatase: MLDELLHRVSNHTPRTLETDKRFPEAAVLVPITRSDEPELVLTLRASGLSTHGGEVAFPGGRRDPEDPDLIFTALREAEEEIGLPPGLVEVIGPLSPLISLHGIKVTPYVGVIPDYVEYLANDAEIAAVFSVPLEFFREDPREHTHRIDYQGRSWYVPSYRYGEYKIWGLTAIMIVELINLLYDADISLHHPPKSFINI; this comes from the coding sequence ATGCTGGACGAGCTACTGCATCGGGTAAGCAACCACACGCCACGCACCCTGGAAACCGACAAGCGTTTCCCCGAGGCGGCGGTACTCGTGCCGATCACCCGCAGTGACGAACCGGAACTGGTTCTGACCCTGCGCGCCAGCGGGCTCTCGACCCATGGCGGCGAAGTCGCCTTCCCCGGCGGGCGACGCGACCCCGAAGACCCTGACCTTATTTTCACTGCCTTACGCGAAGCCGAAGAAGAAATCGGCCTGCCGCCGGGGCTGGTGGAAGTGATCGGCCCGCTCAGTCCGCTGATCTCCCTGCACGGCATCAAGGTCACGCCCTATGTCGGCGTCATTCCTGATTACGTCGAATACCTGGCCAACGATGCCGAAATTGCGGCTGTGTTCAGCGTGCCTCTGGAGTTCTTTCGAGAAGACCCGCGCGAACACACGCATCGCATCGATTACCAGGGTCGCAGTTGGTATGTGCCGAGCTATCGTTATGGTGAATACAAGATCTGGGGTTTGACCGCGATCATGATCGTCGAGTTGATCAACCTGCTTTATGACGCCGACATCAGCCTGCACCACCCACCCAAAAGCTTTATCAATATTTGA
- a CDS encoding gamma carbonic anhydrase family protein has protein sequence MKYRLGDARVETHPQSWVAPNAVLVGKVKLEEGANVWFNAVLRGDNELILIGKNSNVQDGTVMHTDMGYPLIIGTGVTIGHNAMLHGCTVGDYSLIGINAVILNGAKIGKNCIIGANSLIGEGKEIPDGSLVMGSPGKVVRELTEPQKKMLEASAAHYVHNSQRYARDLVEQEE, from the coding sequence ATGAAATATCGCCTGGGCGACGCCCGCGTCGAAACCCATCCACAGAGCTGGGTTGCCCCCAATGCTGTGCTGGTGGGCAAGGTCAAGCTGGAAGAGGGCGCCAATGTCTGGTTCAACGCCGTGTTGCGTGGCGACAATGAACTGATCCTGATCGGCAAGAACAGCAACGTCCAGGACGGCACGGTGATGCACACCGACATGGGCTACCCGCTGATCATCGGCACCGGCGTGACCATCGGCCACAACGCCATGCTCCACGGGTGCACGGTGGGCGACTACAGCCTGATCGGCATCAACGCGGTGATCCTCAACGGCGCGAAAATCGGCAAGAACTGCATCATCGGCGCCAACTCGCTGATCGGTGAAGGCAAGGAGATCCCGGACGGTTCGCTGGTCATGGGCTCGCCGGGCAAGGTTGTGCGCGAACTCACCGAGCCACAGAAGAAAATGCTCGAAGCCAGCGCCGCCCACTATGTGCATAACTCGCAGCGCTACGCCCGCGATCTGGTCGAGCAGGAAGAATGA
- a CDS encoding DUF1289 domain-containing protein has product MNATERPVLSPCVNICALDEQDICTGCQRTVEEITRWSRMDNAERRKVLGLCHERAKSSGLLWMIGVKSDN; this is encoded by the coding sequence ATGAACGCCACTGAACGACCGGTGCTATCCCCCTGCGTAAACATTTGCGCACTGGATGAGCAGGATATTTGCACCGGGTGCCAGCGCACGGTGGAAGAGATTACCCGTTGGAGCCGGATGGACAATGCGGAGCGGCGCAAGGTGTTGGGTTTGTGTCATGAGCGGGCCAAGTCGAGCGGGTTGCTTTGGATGATCGGGGTCAAATCCGATAATTGA
- a CDS encoding VUT family protein: MLFLISYISSVVLINYAFSTAPHLDIIWSAWGGLVFVLRDMVQTRFGHGAIAAMLAALVLSYVTSDPSIALASATAFAVSECIDWLVFSITKRPLHDRLWISSALSIPLDTFIFFGMIGAFTPAVILTAMGSKFVGVTAVWLIMAWRLRKQAVAS, encoded by the coding sequence ATGCTCTTCCTGATCTCCTACATCAGCAGCGTCGTGCTGATCAACTACGCCTTTTCCACCGCCCCGCACCTGGACATCATCTGGTCGGCCTGGGGCGGGCTGGTGTTTGTGCTGCGCGACATGGTGCAAACCCGCTTCGGCCACGGCGCCATCGCCGCGATGCTGGCGGCGCTGGTGCTGTCTTACGTGACGTCCGATCCATCCATCGCCCTGGCCAGTGCCACGGCATTCGCGGTGTCCGAGTGCATCGACTGGCTGGTGTTCAGCATCACCAAGCGCCCGTTGCACGATCGGCTGTGGATAAGTTCGGCCCTGAGCATTCCCCTCGATACCTTCATCTTCTTTGGCATGATCGGCGCGTTCACCCCGGCCGTCATCCTCACCGCCATGGGCTCGAAGTTCGTCGGGGTGACGGCCGTCTGGCTGATCATGGCCTGGCGCCTGCGCAAACAGGCCGTCGCCAGCTAA
- a CDS encoding transporter associated domain-containing protein has product MDDLPIGPMLAVMVLLILWSGLFTAIEVAQQHLLAQRTASRASDKPVAKLNFPLNSLILCNTLCRALVMVIATLLAIFAWAEKGPWAACLGAGAILLVLADYLPRTLAVRYPDAILSLGNTLLGAPLKIIYPIAWLLNGFSQLLMRPFARKVNVVQQSEDEAPAERHDDQEHANCRPHALSGIHALDNITVNDILVPRSEVDGINLDDSIEEIIEQLRKNRRTRLPVFHSDINQVEAVLNTRQIRHLLPDASLTVEALLAASHEPYFVPESTPLQLQLLNFHKQQRRLGMVVDEYGEVLGIVTLEDILEEIVGEFESEHSLDNPHVHPQADGRLVIEGAASIRELNKSLGWHLPSDGPKTLNGLVTEALETIPESAVCLKIGRYRLEILETEDNRVTRVMVWHTSSVPVLSKI; this is encoded by the coding sequence GTCGGGGCTGTTTACCGCCATCGAAGTCGCGCAACAGCACCTGCTGGCCCAACGCACGGCGTCGCGCGCCAGTGACAAACCTGTGGCGAAGCTGAACTTCCCGCTCAACAGCCTGATCCTCTGCAACACCCTGTGCCGTGCACTGGTCATGGTCATCGCCACATTGCTGGCGATTTTCGCCTGGGCGGAAAAGGGCCCATGGGCCGCCTGCCTCGGAGCCGGCGCCATCTTGTTGGTGCTCGCCGACTACCTGCCTCGCACCCTCGCCGTACGCTATCCGGACGCGATTCTGAGCCTGGGCAACACCTTGCTCGGCGCGCCGCTGAAAATCATCTATCCCATCGCCTGGCTGCTCAATGGCTTCAGTCAATTGCTGATGCGACCGTTCGCCCGCAAGGTCAACGTGGTGCAACAGAGCGAAGACGAGGCGCCGGCGGAGCGCCACGACGATCAGGAACACGCCAACTGCCGCCCGCACGCGCTGTCGGGCATCCACGCCCTGGACAACATCACGGTCAACGACATCCTGGTGCCGCGCAGTGAGGTCGACGGGATCAACCTCGACGACTCCATCGAAGAGATCATCGAACAGTTGCGCAAAAACCGCCGCACGCGCCTGCCGGTGTTCCATAGCGACATCAACCAGGTCGAAGCCGTGCTCAACACCCGGCAGATCCGCCATCTGCTGCCGGACGCAAGCCTGACGGTCGAAGCGTTGCTGGCGGCCAGCCACGAACCGTACTTCGTCCCGGAAAGCACTCCGCTGCAACTGCAACTGCTGAACTTCCACAAGCAACAGCGGCGTTTGGGCATGGTGGTGGACGAGTACGGCGAAGTGCTTGGCATCGTCACCCTGGAAGATATCCTCGAGGAAATCGTCGGCGAGTTCGAAAGCGAGCACAGCCTGGACAACCCACATGTCCACCCGCAGGCCGATGGTCGACTGGTGATTGAGGGCGCGGCGTCGATTCGCGAACTGAACAAGAGCCTGGGCTGGCACCTGCCCAGCGATGGGCCAAAAACCCTGAACGGCTTGGTGACCGAGGCGCTGGAAACCATTCCCGAAAGCGCGGTTTGCCTGAAGATCGGGCGTTATCGGTTGGAGATTCTCGAGACCGAAGACAACCGGGTTACTCGGGTGATGGTGTGGCATACCAGTTCGGTTCCGGTGCTTTCCAAAATCTGA